A window of Silurus meridionalis isolate SWU-2019-XX chromosome 4, ASM1480568v1, whole genome shotgun sequence contains these coding sequences:
- the arnt gene encoding aryl hydrocarbon receptor nuclear translocator isoform X2, giving the protein MATSNPDMADVSPLGMAVAAGSHADVGAVVPKGSNKRAATSDFDDDDEGGKLFRCDDDSGNSNDKERFARENHSEIERRRRNKMTAYITELSEMVPTCSALARKPDKLTILRMAVSHMKTLKGSGNTSTDGTYKPSFLTDQELKHLILEAADGFLFVVLCESGRVAYVSDSVTPVLNQSQSDWLGSSLYDQLHPDDKEKLREQLSTTENNNSGRMLDLKTGTVKKEGSQSTVRMSMGARRSFICRMRCGNCPMEPMSMNRLGALKSRNRSGLGPGKEGEPQFVVVHCTGYIRSWPPAGVSLSEDECESGQGNRCCLVAIGRLQVTCCPNDSSAGSISVPVEFISRHNCQGAFTFVDHRCVATVGYQPQELLGKNFLELAHPEDQGLLRDSLQQVVKLRGQVLSVMFRFCTKSGEWILMRTSSFTFQNPYSDEIEYIICTNTNVNKAPNQDALSPLSSPRGALPPSMGQNSPSCPPASSPVQIKHSRQLQQQQQAEMEGGGGREEIYEAGQVALPQVQVQSVGPDPNHSKVLNSNAPPSGQQVYPSSAPFNANSRATEAFRQAPLATQMLSHMSRQSAPSGLPVNNSSPVQSQSANPVPPAAWAQSRPPFNAQAAKTQSPQFPMQNFSSAPSSSASSSFVQMGGASSNMAANSANYSQMNPRGHQATNGYGDVNQSGPQFSSRPAEATAWQQWPNQPHTQNAAESHPHIQNNQPEMFTDVLSMLDSSANFSNEDFTEMPMFPPFPE; this is encoded by the exons ACATGGCCGACGTGTCTCCGTTGGGGATGGCGGTGGCAGCCGGGTCTCACGCCGACGTCGGAGCCGTGGTGCCGAAGGGCAGCAACAAACGAGCCGCCAC CTCAGACTTTGATGACGATGACGAAGGAGGGAAGCTGTTCAG ATGCGACGACGACTCGGGCAACTCGAACGACAAGGAGCGATTCGCCAG GGAGAACCACAGCGAGATCGAGCGGCGCAGACGCAACAAGATGACCGCCTACATCACGGAGCTGTCGGAGATGGTGCCCACGTGCAGCGCGTTGGCACGGAAACCAGACAAGCTTACCATCCTGCGCATGGCGGTGTCTCACATGAAGACCCTGAAAGGCAGCGGGAACACGAGCACGGACGGCACGTACAAGCCGTCCTTCCTTACCGACCAG GAGTTGAAGCATCTGATTCTGGAGGCGGCGGACGGCTTCCTGTTCGTGGTGTTGTGCGAGAGCGGGCGCGTGGCGTACGTATCGGACTCGGTGACTCCGGTGCTGAACCAGAGCCAGTCCGATTGGCTCGGCTCGTCTCTGTACGACCAGCTTCACCCCGACGACAAGGAAAAGCTGAGAGAGCAGCTGTCCACCACTGAGAACAACAACAGCG gCCGCATGCTGGACCTGAAGACGGGCACGGTGAAGAAGGAGGGAAGCCAGTCGACGGTGAGAATGAGCATGGGGGCGCGCCGCTCCTTTATCTGCAGGATGAG GTGTGGAAACTGTCCCATGGAGCCCATGTCCATGAACAGACTTGGCGCTCTAAAGAGCAGAAACAG GAGCGGGCTGGGTCCGGGGAAAGAGGGGGAGCCTCAGTTTGTGGTGGTGCATTGCACCGGATACATCCGATCCTGGCCTCCCGCAG gCGTTTCTCTGTCGGAAGACGAGTGTGAAAGTGGACAGGGCAACCGCTGCTGTCTAGTGGCCATCGGAAggctgcag GTGACGTGTTGTCCCAACGACAGCAGCGCTGGCAGCATCAGCGTGCCGGTTGAGTTCATCTCGCGGCACAACTGTCAGGGAGCCTTCACCTTCGTGGACCATCGCTGCGTAGCGACGGTGGGCTACCAGCCTCAG GAACTTCTGGGAAAGAACTTCCTAGAGCTGGCTCATCCTGAAGACCAGGGCCTCCTGAGGGACAGCCTtcagcag GTGGTAAAGCTCCGTGGTCAGGTCCTGTCCGTGATGTTTCGGTTCTGCACCAAGTCGGGTGAGTGGATCCTGATGCGCACGAGCTCcttcaccttccagaatccgtACTCGGACGAGATTGAGTACATCATCTGCACCAACACTAACGTCAA TAAAGCTCCGAATCAGGATGCTCTCTCCCCTCTGTCCTCCCCCAGGGGGGCATTACCCCCCTCTATGGGGCAGAACAGCCCCAGCTGCCCCCCAGCTTCCAGCCCAGTGCAGATAAAACACTCCAG GcagctccagcagcagcagcaggccgagatggagggaggaggaggacgagagGAGATCTATGAGGCCGGACAGGTGGCTCTTCCTCAG GTTCAAGTGCAGTCAGTAGGACCAGATCCTA atcATTCTAAGGTTTTAAACTCCAATGCACCCCCTAGTGGACAGCAGGTTTATCCCTCTTCTGCCCCATTCAACGCTAATTCGCGTGCCACTGAGGCGttcag GCAAGCTCCTTTGGCAACCCAGATGTTATCCCACATGTCGCGCCAGAGCGCCCCCTCTGGTCTCCCGGTGAACAACAGTAGCCCGGTTCAGAGCCAGAGCGCGAACCCTGTGCCTCCTGCTGCCTGGGCTCAATCACGTCCTCCATTCAATGCACAG GCGGCAAAGACGCAGTCACCCCAATTTCCCATGCAGAATTTTAGCTCCGCCCCATCCTCCTCGGCTTCCTCCTCTTTTGTACAAATGGGCGGCGCTTCATCCAACATGGCGGCCAACTCGGCGAATTACTCACAGATGAACCCTCGCGGACACCAAGCCACCAACGGATACG GTGACGTAAACCAGTCAGGGCCGCAGTTCTCCTCCAGACCAGCGGAGGCAACAGCGTGGCAGCAGTGGCCAAATCAACCCCACACACAAAACGCAGCGGAATCTCATCCTCATATCCAGAACAACCAACCAGAGATGTTTACA GATGTTCTGTCCATGTTGGATTCGTCTGCAAACTTCAGCAACGAAGACTTCACCGAGATGCCCATGTTCCCTCCGTTCCCCGAGTGA
- the arnt gene encoding aryl hydrocarbon receptor nuclear translocator isoform X4, with amino-acid sequence MATSNPDMADVSPLGMAVAAGSHADVGAVVPKGSNKRAATSDFDDDDEGGKLFRCDDDSGNSNDKERFARENHSEIERRRRNKMTAYITELSEMVPTCSALARKPDKLTILRMAVSHMKTLKGSGNTSTDGTYKPSFLTDQELKHLILEAADGFLFVVLCESGRVAYVSDSVTPVLNQSQSDWLGSSLYDQLHPDDKEKLREQLSTTENNNSGRMLDLKTGTVKKEGSQSTVRMSMGARRSFICRMRCGNCPMEPMSMNRLGALKSRNRSGLGPGKEGEPQFVVVHCTGYIRSWPPAGVSLSEDECESGQGNRCCLVAIGRLQVTCCPNDSSAGSISVPVEFISRHNCQGAFTFVDHRCVATVGYQPQELLGKNFLELAHPEDQGLLRDSLQQVVKLRGQVLSVMFRFCTKSGEWILMRTSSFTFQNPYSDEIEYIICTNTNVKQLQQQQQAEMEGGGGREEIYEAGQVALPQVQVQSVGPDPNHSKVLNSNAPPSGQQVYPSSAPFNANSRATEAFRQAPLATQMLSHMSRQSAPSGLPVNNSSPVQSQSANPVPPAAWAQSRPPFNAQAAKTQSPQFPMQNFSSAPSSSASSSFVQMGGASSNMAANSANYSQMNPRGHQATNGYGDVNQSGPQFSSRPAEATAWQQWPNQPHTQNAAESHPHIQNNQPEMFTDVLSMLDSSANFSNEDFTEMPMFPPFPE; translated from the exons ACATGGCCGACGTGTCTCCGTTGGGGATGGCGGTGGCAGCCGGGTCTCACGCCGACGTCGGAGCCGTGGTGCCGAAGGGCAGCAACAAACGAGCCGCCAC CTCAGACTTTGATGACGATGACGAAGGAGGGAAGCTGTTCAG ATGCGACGACGACTCGGGCAACTCGAACGACAAGGAGCGATTCGCCAG GGAGAACCACAGCGAGATCGAGCGGCGCAGACGCAACAAGATGACCGCCTACATCACGGAGCTGTCGGAGATGGTGCCCACGTGCAGCGCGTTGGCACGGAAACCAGACAAGCTTACCATCCTGCGCATGGCGGTGTCTCACATGAAGACCCTGAAAGGCAGCGGGAACACGAGCACGGACGGCACGTACAAGCCGTCCTTCCTTACCGACCAG GAGTTGAAGCATCTGATTCTGGAGGCGGCGGACGGCTTCCTGTTCGTGGTGTTGTGCGAGAGCGGGCGCGTGGCGTACGTATCGGACTCGGTGACTCCGGTGCTGAACCAGAGCCAGTCCGATTGGCTCGGCTCGTCTCTGTACGACCAGCTTCACCCCGACGACAAGGAAAAGCTGAGAGAGCAGCTGTCCACCACTGAGAACAACAACAGCG gCCGCATGCTGGACCTGAAGACGGGCACGGTGAAGAAGGAGGGAAGCCAGTCGACGGTGAGAATGAGCATGGGGGCGCGCCGCTCCTTTATCTGCAGGATGAG GTGTGGAAACTGTCCCATGGAGCCCATGTCCATGAACAGACTTGGCGCTCTAAAGAGCAGAAACAG GAGCGGGCTGGGTCCGGGGAAAGAGGGGGAGCCTCAGTTTGTGGTGGTGCATTGCACCGGATACATCCGATCCTGGCCTCCCGCAG gCGTTTCTCTGTCGGAAGACGAGTGTGAAAGTGGACAGGGCAACCGCTGCTGTCTAGTGGCCATCGGAAggctgcag GTGACGTGTTGTCCCAACGACAGCAGCGCTGGCAGCATCAGCGTGCCGGTTGAGTTCATCTCGCGGCACAACTGTCAGGGAGCCTTCACCTTCGTGGACCATCGCTGCGTAGCGACGGTGGGCTACCAGCCTCAG GAACTTCTGGGAAAGAACTTCCTAGAGCTGGCTCATCCTGAAGACCAGGGCCTCCTGAGGGACAGCCTtcagcag GTGGTAAAGCTCCGTGGTCAGGTCCTGTCCGTGATGTTTCGGTTCTGCACCAAGTCGGGTGAGTGGATCCTGATGCGCACGAGCTCcttcaccttccagaatccgtACTCGGACGAGATTGAGTACATCATCTGCACCAACACTAACGTCAA GcagctccagcagcagcagcaggccgagatggagggaggaggaggacgagagGAGATCTATGAGGCCGGACAGGTGGCTCTTCCTCAG GTTCAAGTGCAGTCAGTAGGACCAGATCCTA atcATTCTAAGGTTTTAAACTCCAATGCACCCCCTAGTGGACAGCAGGTTTATCCCTCTTCTGCCCCATTCAACGCTAATTCGCGTGCCACTGAGGCGttcag GCAAGCTCCTTTGGCAACCCAGATGTTATCCCACATGTCGCGCCAGAGCGCCCCCTCTGGTCTCCCGGTGAACAACAGTAGCCCGGTTCAGAGCCAGAGCGCGAACCCTGTGCCTCCTGCTGCCTGGGCTCAATCACGTCCTCCATTCAATGCACAG GCGGCAAAGACGCAGTCACCCCAATTTCCCATGCAGAATTTTAGCTCCGCCCCATCCTCCTCGGCTTCCTCCTCTTTTGTACAAATGGGCGGCGCTTCATCCAACATGGCGGCCAACTCGGCGAATTACTCACAGATGAACCCTCGCGGACACCAAGCCACCAACGGATACG GTGACGTAAACCAGTCAGGGCCGCAGTTCTCCTCCAGACCAGCGGAGGCAACAGCGTGGCAGCAGTGGCCAAATCAACCCCACACACAAAACGCAGCGGAATCTCATCCTCATATCCAGAACAACCAACCAGAGATGTTTACA GATGTTCTGTCCATGTTGGATTCGTCTGCAAACTTCAGCAACGAAGACTTCACCGAGATGCCCATGTTCCCTCCGTTCCCCGAGTGA
- the arnt gene encoding aryl hydrocarbon receptor nuclear translocator isoform X3, translating to MLEISREFGVDVISNLYNDTQHSRFDMADVSPLGMAVAAGSHADVGAVVPKGSNKRAATSDFDDDDEGGKLFRCDDDSGNSNDKERFARENHSEIERRRRNKMTAYITELSEMVPTCSALARKPDKLTILRMAVSHMKTLKGSGNTSTDGTYKPSFLTDQELKHLILEAADGFLFVVLCESGRVAYVSDSVTPVLNQSQSDWLGSSLYDQLHPDDKEKLREQLSTTENNNSGRMLDLKTGTVKKEGSQSTVRMSMGARRSFICRMRCGNCPMEPMSMNRLGALKSRNRSGLGPGKEGEPQFVVVHCTGYIRSWPPAGVSLSEDECESGQGNRCCLVAIGRLQVTCCPNDSSAGSISVPVEFISRHNCQGAFTFVDHRCVATVGYQPQELLGKNFLELAHPEDQGLLRDSLQQVVKLRGQVLSVMFRFCTKSGEWILMRTSSFTFQNPYSDEIEYIICTNTNVKQLQQQQQAEMEGGGGREEIYEAGQVALPQVQVQSVGPDPNHSKVLNSNAPPSGQQVYPSSAPFNANSRATEAFRQAPLATQMLSHMSRQSAPSGLPVNNSSPVQSQSANPVPPAAWAQSRPPFNAQAAKTQSPQFPMQNFSSAPSSSASSSFVQMGGASSNMAANSANYSQMNPRGHQATNGYGDVNQSGPQFSSRPAEATAWQQWPNQPHTQNAAESHPHIQNNQPEMFTDVLSMLDSSANFSNEDFTEMPMFPPFPE from the exons ATGTTGGAAATATCGCGAGAATTCGGTGTGGACGTAATATCGAATTTATATAACGATACACAacattcacggttcg ACATGGCCGACGTGTCTCCGTTGGGGATGGCGGTGGCAGCCGGGTCTCACGCCGACGTCGGAGCCGTGGTGCCGAAGGGCAGCAACAAACGAGCCGCCAC CTCAGACTTTGATGACGATGACGAAGGAGGGAAGCTGTTCAG ATGCGACGACGACTCGGGCAACTCGAACGACAAGGAGCGATTCGCCAG GGAGAACCACAGCGAGATCGAGCGGCGCAGACGCAACAAGATGACCGCCTACATCACGGAGCTGTCGGAGATGGTGCCCACGTGCAGCGCGTTGGCACGGAAACCAGACAAGCTTACCATCCTGCGCATGGCGGTGTCTCACATGAAGACCCTGAAAGGCAGCGGGAACACGAGCACGGACGGCACGTACAAGCCGTCCTTCCTTACCGACCAG GAGTTGAAGCATCTGATTCTGGAGGCGGCGGACGGCTTCCTGTTCGTGGTGTTGTGCGAGAGCGGGCGCGTGGCGTACGTATCGGACTCGGTGACTCCGGTGCTGAACCAGAGCCAGTCCGATTGGCTCGGCTCGTCTCTGTACGACCAGCTTCACCCCGACGACAAGGAAAAGCTGAGAGAGCAGCTGTCCACCACTGAGAACAACAACAGCG gCCGCATGCTGGACCTGAAGACGGGCACGGTGAAGAAGGAGGGAAGCCAGTCGACGGTGAGAATGAGCATGGGGGCGCGCCGCTCCTTTATCTGCAGGATGAG GTGTGGAAACTGTCCCATGGAGCCCATGTCCATGAACAGACTTGGCGCTCTAAAGAGCAGAAACAG GAGCGGGCTGGGTCCGGGGAAAGAGGGGGAGCCTCAGTTTGTGGTGGTGCATTGCACCGGATACATCCGATCCTGGCCTCCCGCAG gCGTTTCTCTGTCGGAAGACGAGTGTGAAAGTGGACAGGGCAACCGCTGCTGTCTAGTGGCCATCGGAAggctgcag GTGACGTGTTGTCCCAACGACAGCAGCGCTGGCAGCATCAGCGTGCCGGTTGAGTTCATCTCGCGGCACAACTGTCAGGGAGCCTTCACCTTCGTGGACCATCGCTGCGTAGCGACGGTGGGCTACCAGCCTCAG GAACTTCTGGGAAAGAACTTCCTAGAGCTGGCTCATCCTGAAGACCAGGGCCTCCTGAGGGACAGCCTtcagcag GTGGTAAAGCTCCGTGGTCAGGTCCTGTCCGTGATGTTTCGGTTCTGCACCAAGTCGGGTGAGTGGATCCTGATGCGCACGAGCTCcttcaccttccagaatccgtACTCGGACGAGATTGAGTACATCATCTGCACCAACACTAACGTCAA GcagctccagcagcagcagcaggccgagatggagggaggaggaggacgagagGAGATCTATGAGGCCGGACAGGTGGCTCTTCCTCAG GTTCAAGTGCAGTCAGTAGGACCAGATCCTA atcATTCTAAGGTTTTAAACTCCAATGCACCCCCTAGTGGACAGCAGGTTTATCCCTCTTCTGCCCCATTCAACGCTAATTCGCGTGCCACTGAGGCGttcag GCAAGCTCCTTTGGCAACCCAGATGTTATCCCACATGTCGCGCCAGAGCGCCCCCTCTGGTCTCCCGGTGAACAACAGTAGCCCGGTTCAGAGCCAGAGCGCGAACCCTGTGCCTCCTGCTGCCTGGGCTCAATCACGTCCTCCATTCAATGCACAG GCGGCAAAGACGCAGTCACCCCAATTTCCCATGCAGAATTTTAGCTCCGCCCCATCCTCCTCGGCTTCCTCCTCTTTTGTACAAATGGGCGGCGCTTCATCCAACATGGCGGCCAACTCGGCGAATTACTCACAGATGAACCCTCGCGGACACCAAGCCACCAACGGATACG GTGACGTAAACCAGTCAGGGCCGCAGTTCTCCTCCAGACCAGCGGAGGCAACAGCGTGGCAGCAGTGGCCAAATCAACCCCACACACAAAACGCAGCGGAATCTCATCCTCATATCCAGAACAACCAACCAGAGATGTTTACA GATGTTCTGTCCATGTTGGATTCGTCTGCAAACTTCAGCAACGAAGACTTCACCGAGATGCCCATGTTCCCTCCGTTCCCCGAGTGA
- the arnt gene encoding aryl hydrocarbon receptor nuclear translocator isoform X1: MLEISREFGVDVISNLYNDTQHSRFDMADVSPLGMAVAAGSHADVGAVVPKGSNKRAATSDFDDDDEGGKLFRCDDDSGNSNDKERFARENHSEIERRRRNKMTAYITELSEMVPTCSALARKPDKLTILRMAVSHMKTLKGSGNTSTDGTYKPSFLTDQELKHLILEAADGFLFVVLCESGRVAYVSDSVTPVLNQSQSDWLGSSLYDQLHPDDKEKLREQLSTTENNNSGRMLDLKTGTVKKEGSQSTVRMSMGARRSFICRMRCGNCPMEPMSMNRLGALKSRNRSGLGPGKEGEPQFVVVHCTGYIRSWPPAGVSLSEDECESGQGNRCCLVAIGRLQVTCCPNDSSAGSISVPVEFISRHNCQGAFTFVDHRCVATVGYQPQELLGKNFLELAHPEDQGLLRDSLQQVVKLRGQVLSVMFRFCTKSGEWILMRTSSFTFQNPYSDEIEYIICTNTNVNKAPNQDALSPLSSPRGALPPSMGQNSPSCPPASSPVQIKHSRQLQQQQQAEMEGGGGREEIYEAGQVALPQVQVQSVGPDPNHSKVLNSNAPPSGQQVYPSSAPFNANSRATEAFRQAPLATQMLSHMSRQSAPSGLPVNNSSPVQSQSANPVPPAAWAQSRPPFNAQAAKTQSPQFPMQNFSSAPSSSASSSFVQMGGASSNMAANSANYSQMNPRGHQATNGYGDVNQSGPQFSSRPAEATAWQQWPNQPHTQNAAESHPHIQNNQPEMFTDVLSMLDSSANFSNEDFTEMPMFPPFPE; encoded by the exons ATGTTGGAAATATCGCGAGAATTCGGTGTGGACGTAATATCGAATTTATATAACGATACACAacattcacggttcg ACATGGCCGACGTGTCTCCGTTGGGGATGGCGGTGGCAGCCGGGTCTCACGCCGACGTCGGAGCCGTGGTGCCGAAGGGCAGCAACAAACGAGCCGCCAC CTCAGACTTTGATGACGATGACGAAGGAGGGAAGCTGTTCAG ATGCGACGACGACTCGGGCAACTCGAACGACAAGGAGCGATTCGCCAG GGAGAACCACAGCGAGATCGAGCGGCGCAGACGCAACAAGATGACCGCCTACATCACGGAGCTGTCGGAGATGGTGCCCACGTGCAGCGCGTTGGCACGGAAACCAGACAAGCTTACCATCCTGCGCATGGCGGTGTCTCACATGAAGACCCTGAAAGGCAGCGGGAACACGAGCACGGACGGCACGTACAAGCCGTCCTTCCTTACCGACCAG GAGTTGAAGCATCTGATTCTGGAGGCGGCGGACGGCTTCCTGTTCGTGGTGTTGTGCGAGAGCGGGCGCGTGGCGTACGTATCGGACTCGGTGACTCCGGTGCTGAACCAGAGCCAGTCCGATTGGCTCGGCTCGTCTCTGTACGACCAGCTTCACCCCGACGACAAGGAAAAGCTGAGAGAGCAGCTGTCCACCACTGAGAACAACAACAGCG gCCGCATGCTGGACCTGAAGACGGGCACGGTGAAGAAGGAGGGAAGCCAGTCGACGGTGAGAATGAGCATGGGGGCGCGCCGCTCCTTTATCTGCAGGATGAG GTGTGGAAACTGTCCCATGGAGCCCATGTCCATGAACAGACTTGGCGCTCTAAAGAGCAGAAACAG GAGCGGGCTGGGTCCGGGGAAAGAGGGGGAGCCTCAGTTTGTGGTGGTGCATTGCACCGGATACATCCGATCCTGGCCTCCCGCAG gCGTTTCTCTGTCGGAAGACGAGTGTGAAAGTGGACAGGGCAACCGCTGCTGTCTAGTGGCCATCGGAAggctgcag GTGACGTGTTGTCCCAACGACAGCAGCGCTGGCAGCATCAGCGTGCCGGTTGAGTTCATCTCGCGGCACAACTGTCAGGGAGCCTTCACCTTCGTGGACCATCGCTGCGTAGCGACGGTGGGCTACCAGCCTCAG GAACTTCTGGGAAAGAACTTCCTAGAGCTGGCTCATCCTGAAGACCAGGGCCTCCTGAGGGACAGCCTtcagcag GTGGTAAAGCTCCGTGGTCAGGTCCTGTCCGTGATGTTTCGGTTCTGCACCAAGTCGGGTGAGTGGATCCTGATGCGCACGAGCTCcttcaccttccagaatccgtACTCGGACGAGATTGAGTACATCATCTGCACCAACACTAACGTCAA TAAAGCTCCGAATCAGGATGCTCTCTCCCCTCTGTCCTCCCCCAGGGGGGCATTACCCCCCTCTATGGGGCAGAACAGCCCCAGCTGCCCCCCAGCTTCCAGCCCAGTGCAGATAAAACACTCCAG GcagctccagcagcagcagcaggccgagatggagggaggaggaggacgagagGAGATCTATGAGGCCGGACAGGTGGCTCTTCCTCAG GTTCAAGTGCAGTCAGTAGGACCAGATCCTA atcATTCTAAGGTTTTAAACTCCAATGCACCCCCTAGTGGACAGCAGGTTTATCCCTCTTCTGCCCCATTCAACGCTAATTCGCGTGCCACTGAGGCGttcag GCAAGCTCCTTTGGCAACCCAGATGTTATCCCACATGTCGCGCCAGAGCGCCCCCTCTGGTCTCCCGGTGAACAACAGTAGCCCGGTTCAGAGCCAGAGCGCGAACCCTGTGCCTCCTGCTGCCTGGGCTCAATCACGTCCTCCATTCAATGCACAG GCGGCAAAGACGCAGTCACCCCAATTTCCCATGCAGAATTTTAGCTCCGCCCCATCCTCCTCGGCTTCCTCCTCTTTTGTACAAATGGGCGGCGCTTCATCCAACATGGCGGCCAACTCGGCGAATTACTCACAGATGAACCCTCGCGGACACCAAGCCACCAACGGATACG GTGACGTAAACCAGTCAGGGCCGCAGTTCTCCTCCAGACCAGCGGAGGCAACAGCGTGGCAGCAGTGGCCAAATCAACCCCACACACAAAACGCAGCGGAATCTCATCCTCATATCCAGAACAACCAACCAGAGATGTTTACA GATGTTCTGTCCATGTTGGATTCGTCTGCAAACTTCAGCAACGAAGACTTCACCGAGATGCCCATGTTCCCTCCGTTCCCCGAGTGA